A genomic stretch from Tenrec ecaudatus isolate mTenEca1 chromosome X, mTenEca1.hap1, whole genome shotgun sequence includes:
- the GDI1 gene encoding rab GDP dissociation inhibitor alpha encodes MDEEYDVIVLGTGLTECILSGIMSVNGKKVLHMDRNPYYGGESSSITPLEELYKRFQFLEGPPESMGRGRDWNVDLIPKFLMANGQLVKMLLYTEVTRYLDFKVVEGSFVYKGGKIYKVPSTETEALASNLMGMFEKRRFRKFLVFVANFDENDPKTFEGVDPQTTSMRDVYRKFDLGQDVIDFTGHALALYRTDDYLDQPCLETINRIKLYSESLARYGKSPYLYPLYGLGELPQGFARLSAIYGGTYMLNKPVDDIIMENGKVVGVKSEGEVARCRQLICDPSYVPDRVRKAGQVIRIICILNHPIKNTNDANSCQIIIPQNQVNRKSDIYVCMISYAHNVAAQGKYIAIASTTVETSEPEKEVEPALELLEPIDQKFVAISDLYEPIDDGSESQVFCSCSYDATTHFETTCNDIKDIYKRMVGSAFDFENMKRKQNDVFGEADQ; translated from the exons ATGGACGAGGAATACGACGTGATCGTGCTGGGGACCGGTCTTACC GAATGCATCCTATCTGGCATCATGTCAGTGAATGGCAAGAAGGTGCTGCACATGGACCGGAACCCCTACTATGGCGGGGAAAGCTCTTCTATCACACCCCTGGAAGAG CTATATAAGCGTTTTCAGTTCCTGGAGGGGCCCCCTGAGTCCATGGGCCGTGGCCGAGACTGGAATGTTGACCTGATCCCCAAATTCCTGATGGCCAATG ggcagctggtgaagATGCTGCTGTACACAGAGGTGACACGCTACCTGGACTTCAAAGTTGTTGAAGGCAGCTTTGTCTACAAGGGGGGCAAGATCTACAAAGTGCCGTCCACAGAGACCGAAGCCTTGGCTTCCA ATCTGATGGGCATGTTCGAAAAGAGACGCTTCCGCAAGTTCCTGGTGTTTGTGGCAAACTTTGACGAGAACGATCCCAAGACTTTCGAAGGGGTTGACCCCCAGACTACCAGCATGCGTGATGTCTACCGGAAGTTTGATTTGGGCCAGGATGTCATTGACTTCACTGGCCACGCCCTGGCGCTCTATCGCACTGATGA CTACTTGGACCAGCCCTGCTTGGAGACCATCAACCGCATCAAGCTATATAGCGAGTCCTTGGCCCGGTATGGGAAGAGCCCATACTTGTACCCGCTCTATGGCCTCGGTGAACTCCCCCAGGGATTTGCAAG attgAGTGCCATCTATGGTGGGACATATATGCTGAACAAACCCGTGGACGACATAATCATGGAGAATGGCAAGGTGGTGGGTGTGAAGTCAGAAGGAGAG GTGGCCCGCTGCCGGCAGCTGATCTGTGATCCCAGTTATGTCCCAGATCGGGTGCGGAAGGCAGGCCAGGTGATTAGGATTATTTGTATCCTGAACCACCCCATCAAGAATACCAACGATGCCAACTCCTGCCAAATCATCATCCCCCAGAACCAGGTCAACAGGAAGTCAG ACATCTACGTGTGCATGATCTCCTATGCGCACAACGTGGCTGCGCAGGGCAAGTACATCGCCATTGCCAGCACTACGGTGGAGACCTCGGAGCCTGAGAAGGAGGTCGAGCCggccttggagctgctggagccCATAGACCAGAA GTTTGTGGCTATCAGCGACTTGTATGAGCCCATTGATGACGGCTCAGAGAGCCAG GTGTTCTGTTCCTGCTCCTATGACGCCACTACCCATTTCGAAACAACCTGCAACGACATCAAAGACATCTACAAACGTATGGTAGGCTCAGCGTTTGACTTCGAGAACATGAAGCGCAAGCAAAATGATGTGTTCGGCGAAGCTGACCAGTGA